A window of Bacillus sp. DX3.1 genomic DNA:
TTGAAGACCAACGCTTTTACGACCATCACGGTTTCGATATGAAGCGCATTGCCGGTGCTGTACTTGCAGATATAAAAGCAATGGCAAAAGTACAAGGCGCTAGTACCATTTCGCAGCAATACGCTCGTAATTTATATTTAGATCACGATAAGACGTGGAAGCGAAAGTTGTTAGAAGCAATGTACACCATTCGCCTCGAAGTCAATTACAGTAAGAATCATATTTTAGAAGGATATTTAAATACGATTTATTACGGACATGGTGCTTATGGAATTGAAGCTGCCTCCCGCCTTTACTTCAATAAATCTGCTAGTCATTTAACCTTGGCAGAGGCAAGTATGTTAGCAGGCATTCCAAAAGGACCTAGCGTATACTCTCCCTATTTACAAGAAGAGCGAGCAAAAAACAGACAGCTACTCATTTTAAATGAAATGGTAGAACAAGGTTATATTACGAAACAAGAAGCAACTACTGCCCAAAATGAAAAACTTACTTTTGCTTCCTTAGAAAAGAAAGAAGTAGCAGAAATAGCACCTTATTTTCAAGATGCTGTGCGAGCTTCCCTTATTCACGATGTTGGGCTAAATGAGCAAACCATGCAGCGCGGTGGGCTTCGCATCTACACAACACTTGATCCAAAACTACAAAAAATTGCAGAACAAACAGTAAAAGATACAATTCCCGAAACAACAGATATCCAAACGGCACTTGTCTCTATGAATCCTAAAACAGGAGAAGTAGCTGCACTTGTAGGCGGAAAAGATTATAAAGCAAGCCAATTTAACCGAGCTGTCCAAGCGTATCGTCAGCCAGGCTCTACCTTTAAACCATTTTTATATTACGCTGCGTTAGAGAAGGGATTTACGCCAGCTACACGTTTAAAAAGCGAGTATACAGTATTTACGTTAGGTGATGGGGTCTCCAAATATAAACCCCAAAATTACAAAAACTATTATGCGGATGATTTTGTAACGATGACGCAAGCCCTTGCGGTATCAGATAACGTATACGCTGTGAAAACACATTTATTTTTAGGGGAGGACTCCCTTGCGAAAACTGCTAAGCAATTTGGCATTACGAGTTCATTAAAGGATGTACCATCACTTGCCCTTGGTACTTCTCCAGTAAAACCCATTGAAATGGTAAGTGCATACAGTATGTTTGCCAATGGCGGAAAACAAGTAAAACCAACATTTATTCGCCGCGTTGTCGATCATGAAGGAAATATTTTGTATGATGCGCATTTAGAAAATAAACAAATACTCGATAAAAGCAAAGCGTTTGTCATGCAAGAAATGATGACAGGTATGTTTAATAAAAAATTAAGCAGCTATGCCTCTGTGACGGGGCAATCACTCGTCCCAAAACTATCGCGCACATACGCCGGAAAATCTGGTTCTACAGAGACCGATAGCTGGATGATTGGCTTTACACCACAGCTTGTAACGGGTGTTTGGGTTGGCTACGATCAGCCCAAGTCTATTTCAAATCCAGCAGAACAAGGCTATGCCAAAACAATATGGGCCAATATGATGGAAAATGGGTTAGATGGGAAGCCAAAAAAAGAATTTAAACAACCAACTGACGTTGTTGCTGTAAATATTAATCCCGAAAACGGAAAAATTGCTACAAAAGGGTGTCCTGTTTCTGTCAAAATGTACTTTGTAAAAGGAACTGAACCAACTGAGTACTGTATGGATCATGTTGATGATAAAGAAGAATTCGATGAGGTAGTAAAGGATCAGAAAAAGGAAAACTGGTGGAAAAAGTATTTTCCGTGGTAATAGGATGCACAATTCACAAAGGAGCAGTTTCATCCCCTGCTCCTTTTCTATTTTCAAATGCTATATTTCGCTTCAGCAATCTTTATCATTAATAATCGCTAGTACTTGATGATCTTCCCACCTTCCATTAATCTTTACATTTTTTCTAGCAATACCTTCCCTATGAAATCCAACTTTCTCTAAAACATGAATGGATCCTTTGTTATGTGGCATAACCCCAGCTTCAATTCGGTGAAGCTTTAATTCGTAAAATGCATATGAAACAACAAGGCTAACCGCCTCTGTCATATATCCTTTTCCATTATGATGCTTATCTAAGTAGTAACCAATGAAACAATTTTGTAAAGGGCCTCGCAATATATCTGAAAGTGCAATATTTCCAATCAATTCTTCTGTTCCAATCAAGAAAATTCCAAATGAGTATTCTTGATCTAGCTTTCTCTTTTCATATTGTTTTCTAATTCGATCCTGCTGTCCTTCCAAAGTGTAAAATGCAGCATCTCGTAATGGTGTATACAGCTGGAAAAATTCTTGATTCCTCAATTCTACTTGTAACATCGCTTCAGCATCATACTCTTCAAGAACCTTCACAAAAACACGATTTCCCTTTATTTTCATTTTATATCGCCCCCTTTCCCTATCTTCCAGCACAAATAAAAAATCCCCTTCTATCGAAAGGGATTTTTGTTATTCTCCTAATAACGCATGATGTAACGCTTCACTAGATTCATTCCAGATAGCTTCGTTATGCTCTTTTAAAAACTTCCCAAGCACTTTTTTAGATGTTGCATCCATATGATCAACCATAATGTGACGCTTTAATGATTTATCCATCTTATTTACATGCTCAGGAAGTGATTTATAACCACGGCGAATTTCACGATCAACTGTCATTTCACAAGCTGTAACACCCGCATAGTACGCACCTGTTGCCGTTCTCTCAATTGTTACCCAAACAAGCCAGTACGGTTTTCCGTTTGGAACTTCTTCTTTGCTCTTTAAAAATTTAATCCCTTTTTCAACAGTGCTACGTGCATGCATCGCTCCAATATCAACAAATGCATTTTCTTCTGTAACATCAACGAAAACAGGTGAAATATTTTCTAAGCTTAACGCACCAACGCCAAAGCCACCGTGTCCATCTGTTGAATCATTTTTAACGATATTAAAACCGATTTTTTTCTTTTTTTCTGTCATATGTAAACTCCTCCTCACTCATGTATTACATTAGCCCAAATATAGGCGCAATTATACTTTGCAAAAACCCTAATACATATGGTATTACCACTTGGAAGATTGGTTGAATTGTATAACGGTCAAGCGGTGTAATAACAAGAATCAATAAAGCAATTGCTCCATATTTCTCATATTGCGTCATTTTTGCACGAACATTTGCCGGTGCTAAATCTTCAATAACACGATATCCATCAAGCGGTGGAATCGGTAATAAGTTGAAAATAAGTAAAACAATATTAAGAGTAATAAAAATTTGAAAGAATTGACGTAATGTATCTGCCACTGCAAATGGAATGGCATCTAATACCCCAAATCTTATTAAGCTGTACCAAATGATTAAGCCTATAGCACTTAAGATAAAGTTACTAATTGGCCCTGCAATTGACACTAAAACACCAGCAAGACGTGGTTTTTTAAAGTTATACGGATTAACAGGTACTGGTCGTGCCCAACCAAACCCAATGATTAATATGGCAATCATGCCAATAGGATCTAAATGAGACATTGGTGATAACGTTAAACGCCCTTGCTTTTTAGCTGTATCATCTCCAAACTTATATGCAACATATGCATGTGCGAATTCATGCACAGACAATGCAATAACAATAGCCATTGCTACTAACGGTATTTGGTGCAGTGGATATACAAAAAAATTCTCCATACTTCATCTCCTCTTCATTATGTCAAAAAAGAAAATATTTGTTTTTCTGATTGTTCTCTTTCAGAATCCGTTATAATAAGATGGTAACCTACATAAAAGGAGCGATATATATGCCATATGTAACAGTGAAAATGCTAGAAGGACGCACAGAAGAGCAAAAGAAAGCCCTTGCTGAGAAAGTAACAGCAGCAGTAAGCGAAACAACTGGTGCTCCAGAAGAAAATATCGTTGTCTTCATCGAAGAAATGTCTAAAAACCATTATGCAGTCGGTGGAAAACGCTTAAGCGACAAATAATTTCTATCTTCTAGAATAAGAAGCAGTCCTAGGGCTGCTTCTTATTCTTTTCCTTCTAATAACTGAATAATTTTCTCTTTATATTTTCCTTTTCGGCCATCTTCATAGATTAAATCATGCGGATAAAAGAGTTTTTGATCCGTTCTCTTTTTACCCGTAATCGCTTCTACAATATCAGATTCACGTGAAAGTTCACGAAGTTCTCCGTTTGGCATCAGAAGTAAAATCGGGAGACGCTCCTCTTCTTCCCCCGCACGGTAAAAGTCGTACGGCAAGTCCGATGTAGAATCAACCACTAAATAATACTCTGGATCTAAACCAATTTTCTTAAATAAACTACTTAATTCCGCCCAATTATTCAAGCCATGTTTCTCTGTAAACTCTACATATTTAAAAAGGTTTCGATTCATAAAGCGGCGGCACAAATCACTTAAAATAGCATCTTCTTCATCCTGCCATACTTGGAAGTAGTAATACATAACATTCTCATCTAACTTTATGTAATCCTCTACCGTTACTTCTTCTTCAAATAAAGAGTAAAAATGAACAGGATGATGTTTAAATGCATAATACTGCTTATGCAACATTTTTGCACGATGTAAGATTTTCGTTAAAATGACTTCTGCACTGCGTGTTACCGGATGGAAATACACTTGCCAGTACATTTGATAACGGCTCATAATATAATGCTCAACAGCATGCATACCGCTATTTTTAATAACGACTTGGTCTCCATACGGCCGCATGACACGTAATATACGCTCCATATCAAAGTTTCCGTATTTCACACCTGTAAAATATGCATCTCGTAATAAATAATCCATACGATCTGCATCAATTTGACTCGAGATCATACTAATCGCTAATTTATTGTCCGACGTTTTCGCAATGACATCTGCTACCTTTTGCGGAAACTCTTGATCAACACGGCTTAATACTGTATTGATTTCGGTGTCACCGACAATAATTTTTTGTGTAAACTTCTCATGATCTAATGAAAATACTTTTTCAAATGAATGAGAAAATGGGCCGTGTCCAACATCATGAAGCAATGCTGCACATAAACATAACAATCTATCTTCTGCATTCCATTCCGGTCTGCCATCAAATACATCATCAATCATACGACGAATAATTTCATATACACCTAATGAATGAGTAAAGCGACTATGTTCCGCACCGTGAAATGTAAAAAATGTCGTCCCAAGCTGCTTAATACGGCGCAGACGTTGAAATTCTTTCGTTCCGATTAAATCCCAAATCACGCGATCACGCACGTGCACATATTTATGTACTGGGTCTTTAAACACTTTTGTTTCGCTGAGTTTGTCGTTTAAATATACCATCGACTTCCCCCTTTCTTTACTTCATTCTTACTTTCATTATAAACGAAATAGGAAACAGAAAGAAACGAAAGACTATATAAAGTAAAACTTTTCTCAGCGAAGGGTCCTGCCCATTAGTGGTGGATAAATCAATAATTGTGCTGTATATAAAGAAAATCACCTTCGCCAAAGCGAAAGTGATTTTTCTTTATATTATTTTCCTAAAACGAAATCAGCAATTTCGTCTAAGATCATTTCTTTACCAAGTGGGAAGTACCCTTTGTTTAAATCTTCGTTTTTGATTGTAAACACTTTATTGTTCTTAACAGCGTTCATGTTTTTCCAAATTGTTTCTTCTTGGAATTCTTTTAAGCGTTGTGAACCATCACCTGTTGTAAATACGAATAAGTAATCTGGGTTGTAGTCAATTAATGCTTCTTTTTGTACTTGTACTAACGGCTTATCAGTTGGTGTACCTTTAACAGCTGGAAGTTTTAAGTCCTCAAACAATACGCTACCGTAACCGTAGTTACCGTATACACGGAATGCATTTGGATATGCTGCCATTTTCATGAACTTCGCATCACCAGTTTTTGCAACGATTTTATCATGTAACTTACTTGCTTTTTCGTCGTATTTCTTCAACCATGCCGTTGCTTCTTTTTCTTTACCAAAGATTTTACCTACTTCTTCAAACTTTGGACGCCATTGATCTAATGGAGTATTTAACATAACTGTTGGTGCAATCTTAGATAATTGATCGTAAATCTTTTCTTGACGGTTGTTCACAAGAATTACATCAGGTTTTGCAGCCGCTACGGCTTCAATATTGATTTTATCGCCCCAGGCAGAACCAACTGGCTTTACACCTTTTAATTTATCTGCAATATGTGCATCAATTTTCTCTTGAGATGTATTTGCAGTAATAATTGGCTTCATGCCAAAGATTAACAAGTCTTCTGTTGAACCACTAAGGTCAGCAATTTTCTTTGGGTTTGCAGGGATTTTAATTTCCCCTTTTGCGTGTTTTACAACGCGCTCTTCACTTTTCGCATCTGCCTTCTTTTCTTCTTTCTTATCGGAAGAACAAGCTGCAAATAATACAGACGTAATAACTAGTAAGCATGCTAGTAGCGTTACTTTAAATTTCTTCATATTTCCCTCTCCTTATGTATTGCATAATTTACTCTTGTAAGATAAAAACATCTATAAGAAACCACTATAAACAATAAATTTATATATACTTATTTATCGTTTAAAATGACCCATTCTAATGGGTGTTCAGTTTCCCACAGCTACTGAGAAACTCAACATCCATTAGAATCCCTCCCCCTATCAAGATGTTGAACCAATCGGGCTTTTACGGGTAGTTTATCCCCCACCTGACTTCTTCGCTTCCTGCCGAACTTTGGGGTGGGGGTATTACTGTCCGCGAATAGCGGGATACAGGGGAAAGACTTCATTTACGCTTGTTTACGTAGTTGTTTATTTATTATCGTTAAATCATACGTTAAGCAAATTGGTTTACAGTTTACAGGACATGGAACGATTTGTGCTTCAATTTCAAACACGTCACGAAGTGTTTCACACGTCATAACCTCATCCGGCGTCCCTTGCTTCATTAACTTTCCGCTCTTTAAAGCAATCATATGATCTGAAAAACGAGAAGCATGATTTAAATCATGAATAACCATAACAATTGTTCGGCCTTCTTCTTGATTTAATTTTTTCAATAAGTTTAATACTTCCAGTTGGTGAGCCATATCCAAGTATGTTGTCGGTTCGTCTAGCACAAGTAAATCTGTTCCTTGCGCAAGAGCCATCGCAATCCAAACGCGCTGACGCTGTCCACCTGATAGGGCTTCCGCTGGACGATTCGCAAACTCTGTCATCCCTGTCACTTCAAGTGCCCAGTGAATATAACGATAATCTTCTTCCCTTAACGTCCCAAAGCCCTTTTGATGTGGGAAACGGCCATATGATACAAGTTCAAATACAGTCAGACCGGTTGGCACTTCTGCAGTTTGTGGCAAAATCGCCATTTTCTTTGCGATTTCTTTTGTCGGCTGTTTCTCAATTGCTTTCCCATCAAGATAAACTGTACCTCGTTTTGCTTTTAAAATACGAGAAGCTGTTTTTAACAAAGTGGATTTTCCGCATCCGTTCGGTCCAATAATCGTTGTAATTTTCCCTTCCGGAATTTCAACTGACAATCCATCAATAATTAATCCTTCATTATAGCCAACAGATACTGAATCAACCGCTAAAGTTGCCATACAAAATGCCTCCCTTTATTTTGTTTTAATAAGTAAATAAATGAAATATGGTGCACCGATTACAGAAATAACAAGACCGACTGGTATTTCTGATGTCGTTAATACACTACGTGAAATCCAATCTGCAAACAATAGTAAAAACGTTCCAATTAGTGCGGCTGTCGGTAACATAATTTGATGCTTTCCTCCAACAAGGCGCCTTGCTAAATGCGGTGCCATTAAGCCGATAAAGCCAATCCCACCAGCAACAGCAACGGATGCTCCTGCTAAACAAACAGCAATAAATAATAGTTTACGTCTTTCCTTCTCTACATTTACACCAAGTCCGACCGCTGCTGCATCACCTAAATTCATAACATTTAATACGTGTGCTTTACGAATCGCAATTGGTAAAAAGATCAGCATCCATGGAAGTACACTCAGTACGAATTTCCAGTCTGTACCCCATAAGCTTCCCGCTAGCCAAATCGTTGCGAAGCGGAAATCATTCGATGTCATTTTCATTGAAAAAATTAAACTAACAGCGCTAAATCCCGCTGCTACTGCAATACCTACAAGAATTAAACGGGTAGGTGAAACACCATCTTTCCATGCTAATGCATAAATAATAACCGCTGCCAGTACTGCACCCACCAAAGCGAAAAATGGAAGGATAAATACGGATAGAAGGGAACCAGTTCCCACTTTTCCAAAAAAGAAATATACGAATACAACAACCGTTAATCCTGCTCCGGCGTTAATTCCGATGATTCCTGGATCAGCAAGTGGATTTCGTGATAACCCTTGCATAATCGCACCTGATACAGCTAACGCTGAACCGACTAGTATAGCAATGACCATACGCGGCATCCGAAATTCAAATAAAATGACTGACTGATCTTCTGCCCCAAGCCCAACTAACGATTTCAATACGTCCATTGGTGGGATTTTAAACGTTCCTGTATTTAAACTTATAAGAAAAACTGCAAAAATTAAACAGGTTAAAATCGTTACGATTGAAACATTCTTTTTTGTTAAGACGCTTGTCCTCACATTTTCCCTCTCCCTTCATTACGTGCTAAGTAGAGGAAGAATGGAACGCCAATTAGTGCTGTAATCGCCCCGATTGGTGTTTCAAACGGCGGATTAATAATACGAGATAACATATCCGCACATTCAATTAACAATCCACCTAATATAGCAGAACATGGAATAACCCATCTATAATCTGATCCGACAAGAAAACGCGTCATATGCGGAATCACAAGCCCAACAAATCCAACCGACCCTGCCATAGATACTGCAGAACCTGTTAAAACAAGAACAAGTACAGTTCCGATAAATTTAATCAGTGTTGTATTTTGTCCAAGTCCAATTGCAATTTCTTCACCAAAACTTAGAATTGTAATGTATCGCGACATCATAATTGCAAGAAGAAGACAAACAAGTCCGATTGGTAATAGCATATTAATGCTTTCCCACTTTACGCCAGCAACGCCACCCGCATTCCACATACTCACTTCTTGAGCAAGGTTGAAATACAAAGCAATACCAGATGAAATTGCTCCTAATAAGGCACTGATTGCTGCCCCAGCTAATGCTAGTTTAACAGGTGTTAATCCACTTGGTGAAGCTGCTCCAATTCCGTATACAATACTTGCGCCAAATGCTGCTCCGATAAAAGAAGCAATTACAAACATTAAATACGGGGAATTCGGGAAAAATGCATACATAATCGCAATCCCAAATACGGCCCCATCCGTAATCCCCATTAATGATGGAGATGCAAGTGGATTTCGCGTCATACCTTGCATAATCGCGCCTGATACAGCTAAAAAGGCTCCAGCAACAACACCACCAATTGCCCTAGGCATACGAAGCTCTTGAATTACATTATGATGCGTCACAGACCCATCAAACTGAAACACAGCTTGCCATACCGTTTTCAAACTAATATCTGCTGCTCCAAATGAGATTGACATAGCCATACTTAAGGCCAATAAGATTGTACCAGCTATTAATATAATAGTGGCAACAAGCGGCCGACTCTTAATATCTTTCGCATTTACTTCTTGTTGTTCTATCTTCCTCGCACTTGCTTCCATCCCTCAACCATCCTAATCCAAAGCATATATTTAATAAAATGAGATTTATTCTCAAGAAAAAACAAAAATAAAATTGGGTTTATCTACCCAATTTGATAATGATTCTCAGAATCACACTTTCTATTCTACATATTGGCATAAAAGACTGTCAACCATTATTTTGTAATATAAAACTTATGTGCTTTACACGAAATCGATGCCACAAAATAAAAAGAATTCGTTGTAAAAATCATCTTATGCAACCAACTTACCTTCTACTCTTCATTATATTAAGATAAGGATTTTTCATTAAAAATAAAAAAGAAGAGCAATATATTCGCTCTTCTTTTCCTTATTTATTTAATTTTGTTTCAATTTTTTTAAGTAGTTCATCTTCATTTGGTGCTGCAACCGGACGGTTATTGACAAAAGCGAATGATTTTTTACGACCTGGACCACAATAAGATTGGCATCCAACTTCAATGTCTGCACATGAATCTATCTTTTTCAAACGAGGTATCAACGTCTTAATATTCGTTGCCTGACAATCATCACACACACGAAATTCGTTTCCCATTATTATAACACTTCCTCTATTTTAAACTTTTCACAAGTACATTTAACAACAAACACTAAATGGTATTTTACCGCTCTTTGGGACGGGATGCAAGTTTTCCTATACCGCTATTTACCTGTAATATCTTCTTGTATCCCCATATAAAACACTCATTTTTTCCAATTAATCTTTCCCTTACTTCTCCGATTAATCCGTATACCGCATACAACCGAAGTTTCACTTTATCCATGTCAAGATTCAAAAGAGGCAAAAAGGTTAGATGGAGGATTACTGCCCGTAAAAGCCCGATTGGTGAGGACTAACCATAAGTGGAAGAAAAAAACCTCCACTTATGAAGGTTTCACTTTATCAAAATCTACCATATTTTTAAAAGCTTTGTATAAAAGCAATTTCTTTTGTCCATTATAAAAATAGGAAGTTCATAAAAAGAAAGGGAGCTGAATCTATGAAAGTAAGACAAGATGCTTGGACTGACGAAGACGATTTATTACTTGCTGAAACCGTACTACGTCATGTTCGAGAAGGAAGTACCCAATTAAATGCATTTGAGGAAGTTGGCGATCAGTTAAATCGCACATCAGCTGCTTGCGGTTTTCGCTGGAATGCTGTTGTTCGTTATAGCTATGAGCAAGCATTGCAGCTAGCGAAAAAACACCGAAAAGATAAAATGCGTGCTGCTGGTGGTGAACAAGCAAAAAAACGACTTCTCTATACCCCTCCAGCTTCAGCGGTAATTACAGTTGATAAAGAGCCAATTACGCATGAACTGCATGAGCCTATTCAGCGTACAGAACCAGTTGCATCTAAAAGTGCTATGACTATGCAAGATGTCATTTATTTCTTACAAACGGTAGGATCTTCAAATGTAAAAATATCCGCCCTTGAAAATGAGAATACGAGATTAAAACAAGAAATCACTTCATACATGCTTCGAAATGATGAATTAGAAAAGAAACTGGAAAAGATAGAACAACAATCCCACACGGTACAGGAAGATTACGAAACACTCATGAATATTATGAACCGTGCTCGTAAGTTAGCACTAATGGATGATGAAGAACGTACCCAAACATCATTTCGCATGGATCGAAATGGAAATTTAGAAAAGATTGCAGAATAAAAGGATGCGGTGAACGCATCCTTTTATTTTTATTTTGACTTTATCTCTACCATATGGGCTTCTTCCACTTTAGAATCTCTCTTTATATCTGGAAAAATCTCTTTTTTCGGATTTTCTTTAAACTCTACTACCCCAATTGTTTTTACAGGTGCACTAATTGCTGAATATACTGTATCACTTACAACCGCATACATATCTGTATATTTACGTGCATCGCCGATAATAACATTACCTTCATATTTCATTTTTTTCCCGTTAATTGTTACATCATTCTGCTCGGTTTTCGCAAATACAATCCCTGTATCATCAGAAACAGATGGTAATGTTTCAATTGGCTTCACATTGTCCCCATCTACTTTTCTCAGTATTTTTTCTTTCACAAGCTTGTCTGCTGTCGTTTTATTTATAATTAACACCTTTTGATCATTGAATTTATCAAATTTCGCCTCATATTTATTTTGAGACTCAATTTCTTTTTGATGCTTCTCTATTGTTTGTTGTAGGACTGCATCATCACCATACATAATTACACCGTTTGCTTGCGGAGCAATCATATCCATAATTGAACAACCACTAAATACTACAGCTGAAAGTGCCGCTACAAATCCTAATTTTACTTTTTTCATTTATATTCCTCCTAAACGATAATTGCTCCTTCCATTTTAACCACCAAAGTCGCCCTTACCAATTTAGTTTCCTTACAGGAACATTACAATTCCGTAAGGTTCTTTTCACAACCATCCTCCCTCAGCTCTCTTTTTTGTTATAATAAAGATTGTCATTTTATAGATAAGGGGTTAGTTACATGAGCGATTCCCGTTCGATTTTATCTCAACCAGAGTGGCGCATTGTTGATCAGTCTAGTTTAGGATCAACCTTTCATGCCCTGCAGTCATTCGCAATGGATGACACGCTATGCACGACAGTTGGAAATGGTACATCCGCTGCAACAATGCGCTCTTGGGTTCATCACAATACAATTGTTCTTGGCATTCAAGATTCACGCCTTCCTCATTTAAGTAAAGGGATTTCTTTCTTACAAAGCAACAACTTCAATGTCATCGTCCGAAATTCAGGTGGCCTTGCTGTCGTACTAGATGAAGGTGTTTTAAATGTATCACTTCTATTTCAAGAAACAGAAAAAGGAATTGATATTGATCTTGGATATGATACGATGTGGCATTTAATTAAAGAAACGCTAAAAGATTACGATGTCAATATAGAGGCGAAAGAAATTGTCGGCTCTTATTGTCCTGGAAGCTATGATTTAAGCATCGGTGATCAGAAATTTGCTGGTATTTCACAGCGCCGCATTCGCGGAGGGGTTGCTGTACAAATTTATTTATGTGCAACAGGAAGCGGCTCTGAACGCGCGGCACTTGTTCGTGATTTTTACAACTTAGCAATTCAAGGAGAAGAAACAAGGTTTACGTATCCTGAAATTGTTCCAAGTACAATGGCTTCTTTATCTGAATTACTTGGTGAAACAATTACAGTTCAAGATTTAATGATGCGTCTCTTACAAACATTGCAGCACTTTACGCCGCAATTAACACCATCACAGCTAACAATAGACGAGGTTCCGTTATATGAACTTCACTTGCAGCGTATTATTGATCGGAACAACAAAGCACTCATTCTTGAGAAATAACAAAAGCCCCGCATATGCGGGGCTTTTGACTTTTATAGTGCTTGAGCTGCTGTAATTAGAGCTAACTTGTACACTTCTTCTTCGTTACAACCACGAGATAAGTCGTTTACTGGCATGTTTAAGCCTTGTAAGATTGGTCCTACTGCTTCGAAGTTACCTAAACGTTGTGCAATTTTGTAGCCGATATTACCAGCTTCTAAGCTTGGGAATACGAATACGTTAGCATCACCATTAATAACAGAACCTGGTGCCTTTTTCTCAGCTACAGATGGCACAAATGCAGCGTCGAATTGGAATTCACCGTCTAATGTTAATTCAGGAGCCATTTCTTTTGCAATGCGTGTTGCTTCTACAACTTTTTCTGTTTCTGGAGATTTCGCAGAACCTTTTGTAGAGAAGCTTAACATTGCAACGCGTGGATCAATGCCGAATAGTTCAGCAGTTTTTGCACTTTCAATACCGATTTCAGCTAAATCTTGGCTGTTTGGTGCAATATTGATTGCGCAGTCAGCGAATACATACTTTTCATCTTCACGTACCATAATGAATACGCCAGAAGTTT
This region includes:
- a CDS encoding PBP1A family penicillin-binding protein, coding for MEQTVNPKHKKYIRLFLTALFSCVLFFVFALFITIIVAKIMGPPPVAVPQTSVFYANDDTVMGQNNSIQKRYNVSLDSISPYVREATLSIEDQRFYDHHGFDMKRIAGAVLADIKAMAKVQGASTISQQYARNLYLDHDKTWKRKLLEAMYTIRLEVNYSKNHILEGYLNTIYYGHGAYGIEAASRLYFNKSASHLTLAEASMLAGIPKGPSVYSPYLQEERAKNRQLLILNEMVEQGYITKQEATTAQNEKLTFASLEKKEVAEIAPYFQDAVRASLIHDVGLNEQTMQRGGLRIYTTLDPKLQKIAEQTVKDTIPETTDIQTALVSMNPKTGEVAALVGGKDYKASQFNRAVQAYRQPGSTFKPFLYYAALEKGFTPATRLKSEYTVFTLGDGVSKYKPQNYKNYYADDFVTMTQALAVSDNVYAVKTHLFLGEDSLAKTAKQFGITSSLKDVPSLALGTSPVKPIEMVSAYSMFANGGKQVKPTFIRRVVDHEGNILYDAHLENKQILDKSKAFVMQEMMTGMFNKKLSSYASVTGQSLVPKLSRTYAGKSGSTETDSWMIGFTPQLVTGVWVGYDQPKSISNPAEQGYAKTIWANMMENGLDGKPKKEFKQPTDVVAVNINPENGKIATKGCPVSVKMYFVKGTEPTEYCMDHVDDKEEFDEVVKDQKKENWWKKYFPW
- a CDS encoding GNAT family protein, with the protein product MKIKGNRVFVKVLEEYDAEAMLQVELRNQEFFQLYTPLRDAAFYTLEGQQDRIRKQYEKRKLDQEYSFGIFLIGTEELIGNIALSDILRGPLQNCFIGYYLDKHHNGKGYMTEAVSLVVSYAFYELKLHRIEAGVMPHNKGSIHVLEKVGFHREGIARKNVKINGRWEDHQVLAIINDKDC
- a CDS encoding YwhD family protein codes for the protein MTEKKKKIGFNIVKNDSTDGHGGFGVGALSLENISPVFVDVTEENAFVDIGAMHARSTVEKGIKFLKSKEEVPNGKPYWLVWVTIERTATGAYYAGVTACEMTVDREIRRGYKSLPEHVNKMDKSLKRHIMVDHMDATSKKVLGKFLKEHNEAIWNESSEALHHALLGE
- a CDS encoding site-2 protease family protein; amino-acid sequence: MENFFVYPLHQIPLVAMAIVIALSVHEFAHAYVAYKFGDDTAKKQGRLTLSPMSHLDPIGMIAILIIGFGWARPVPVNPYNFKKPRLAGVLVSIAGPISNFILSAIGLIIWYSLIRFGVLDAIPFAVADTLRQFFQIFITLNIVLLIFNLLPIPPLDGYRVIEDLAPANVRAKMTQYEKYGAIALLILVITPLDRYTIQPIFQVVIPYVLGFLQSIIAPIFGLM
- a CDS encoding 2-hydroxymuconate tautomerase gives rise to the protein MPYVTVKMLEGRTEEQKKALAEKVTAAVSETTGAPEENIVVFIEEMSKNHYAVGGKRLSDK
- a CDS encoding HD domain-containing protein — its product is MVYLNDKLSETKVFKDPVHKYVHVRDRVIWDLIGTKEFQRLRRIKQLGTTFFTFHGAEHSRFTHSLGVYEIIRRMIDDVFDGRPEWNAEDRLLCLCAALLHDVGHGPFSHSFEKVFSLDHEKFTQKIIVGDTEINTVLSRVDQEFPQKVADVIAKTSDNKLAISMISSQIDADRMDYLLRDAYFTGVKYGNFDMERILRVMRPYGDQVVIKNSGMHAVEHYIMSRYQMYWQVYFHPVTRSAEVILTKILHRAKMLHKQYYAFKHHPVHFYSLFEEEVTVEDYIKLDENVMYYYFQVWQDEEDAILSDLCRRFMNRNLFKYVEFTEKHGLNNWAELSSLFKKIGLDPEYYLVVDSTSDLPYDFYRAGEEEERLPILLLMPNGELRELSRESDIVEAITGKKRTDQKLFYPHDLIYEDGRKGKYKEKIIQLLEGKE
- a CDS encoding ABC transporter substrate-binding protein, giving the protein MKKFKVTLLACLLVITSVLFAACSSDKKEEKKADAKSEERVVKHAKGEIKIPANPKKIADLSGSTEDLLIFGMKPIITANTSQEKIDAHIADKLKGVKPVGSAWGDKINIEAVAAAKPDVILVNNRQEKIYDQLSKIAPTVMLNTPLDQWRPKFEEVGKIFGKEKEATAWLKKYDEKASKLHDKIVAKTGDAKFMKMAAYPNAFRVYGNYGYGSVLFEDLKLPAVKGTPTDKPLVQVQKEALIDYNPDYLFVFTTGDGSQRLKEFQEETIWKNMNAVKNNKVFTIKNEDLNKGYFPLGKEMILDEIADFVLGK